A DNA window from Ornithobacterium rhinotracheale DSM 15997 contains the following coding sequences:
- the cysC gene encoding adenylyl-sulfate kinase, which yields MTKSENIVQQNYKITRAEREKLNNQKGKVFWFSGLSGSGKSSLANLLEVELHQKGFKTYVLDGDNIRFGLNKDLGFSAEDRKENLRRIGEVAKLFVDAGVIVLAAFITPYEAERESLRQIVGENDFVHIFVDCPVEVCAQRDVKGLYEKAKKGEIKNFTGISAPFEIPAQNDLIIKTDTETPAESLKKLVHLAFEKIQ from the coding sequence ATGACTAAAAGCGAAAATATAGTACAGCAAAATTATAAAATCACGCGTGCCGAGCGCGAAAAACTCAACAATCAAAAAGGCAAAGTATTTTGGTTTTCGGGTTTATCGGGTTCGGGAAAATCGAGTTTAGCCAATTTGCTTGAGGTGGAATTGCACCAAAAAGGTTTTAAAACCTATGTTTTAGACGGAGATAATATCCGATTTGGTTTAAACAAAGACTTAGGGTTCAGTGCCGAAGACCGAAAGGAAAACCTACGCCGAATTGGGGAAGTTGCCAAACTTTTTGTAGACGCGGGCGTGATTGTGCTTGCTGCCTTCATTACGCCCTACGAAGCCGAGCGCGAGAGCCTTCGCCAAATTGTGGGAGAAAACGATTTTGTGCATATTTTCGTGGATTGTCCAGTAGAAGTTTGTGCGCAGCGCGATGTAAAAGGCTTGTATGAAAAAGCCAAAAAAGGTGAAATTAAAAACTTTACAGGGATTTCTGCACCCTTTGAAATTCCTGCCCAAAATGATTTAATAATTAAAACAGATACCGAAACACCTGCCGAAAGCTTAAAAAAATTAGTACATTTGGCATTCGAGAAAATTCAATAA
- a CDS encoding SusC/RagA family TonB-linked outer membrane protein, whose protein sequence is MRSKNLWIFIFSLFLCSYAFAQEKVITGKVVDASGYPLADAYVYVEGADKGVYTDAEGNYKISAAVGDKLKFEFIGFDTVTKTITDKSKKVDVKMSSGDKDVKLDEVVTTGITTTDKRLFTGAADRLKGDDIKLDGIPDASRALEGRSAGVSVQNVSGSFGSAPKIRVRGATSIYGSSKPLWVVDGVVLEDPVELSADDLASGDVSTLVSSAIAGLNPNDIESIEVLKDGSATSIYGARAMAGVIVITTKRGKAGVSTFNYTGEFTYRLRPTYKQFNIMNSQQQMSVYLEMLNGGWLEDSSLTYGRETGEFGRLAKLIQFSEIINNDEGKAAYLRPIQYRNTDWFKELFKSNILQSHSVSMSSGTEKATYYASLSALVDPGWTLASNVNRYTANFNTSYKLSDKLTFVALTNGSYRKQKAPGTLSQDYDYVRGTVKRDFDINPYSFALNSSRILDPNAYYTRNYAPFNIKKELEENYIDINVADLKFQSELKWKPLRNVEANVLGAVKYQNTNQEHNITEFSNQAMAYRADKPTTVRDRNPFLYKDPDDPHGNPFTVLPKGGIYEKVGYSMLGYDFRATASYKNEFNNIHTVNVYVGAESNSIDRKRTEFTGWGLQYSMGETPFYVYPLFKKAIEENTLYYGINNTRYRNLAYFANATYSWKRKYTVNGTLRYEGTNKLGKSRSARWLPTWNVSGAWNISKEDFFDPLKNVVSNLTLKASYSLTADRGPAWVTNSLVDIRSYNPWRPVASLKESGLFINGLENSELTYEKKHELNLGLQAEFLKGRIQTSLDWYKRDNYDLITSTITQGLGGVVTKFGNVGAMKSSGVELSINTTNIKTKDFSWVTSFVYSHNENEVTKLEGRVRAMSLLTGNGFAKEGKPVRAIYSIPFKGLNDEGLPLVLNEDGEITDKGVNFQQSDNLDYLIYSGNADPTDVGSFGNIFTYKNFKLNVFLTYSFGNVVRLDPVFSDEYSDLVATPREFENRWVVAGDEKKTNVPVIASIQKQEKYGSHLGRAYNSYNYSDLRIAKGDFVRLKEVSLIYNVNKSFSKRIGLNDLSLKLQGTNLLLLYADGKLNGQDPEFINSGGVASPVPRQITFTLRANL, encoded by the coding sequence ATGAGGAGTAAAAACTTATGGATTTTTATTTTTTCATTGTTCTTATGCAGTTACGCATTTGCGCAAGAAAAAGTGATTACGGGAAAAGTGGTAGACGCCAGTGGGTATCCTTTGGCAGATGCCTATGTTTATGTAGAAGGAGCCGATAAAGGTGTGTACACAGATGCAGAGGGAAATTATAAAATTTCTGCAGCTGTAGGGGATAAGTTAAAATTCGAATTCATCGGATTTGATACGGTAACGAAAACGATTACCGATAAATCAAAGAAGGTAGATGTAAAGATGTCCTCTGGTGATAAAGATGTTAAGCTTGATGAGGTGGTAACAACAGGGATCACAACTACAGACAAGCGATTGTTTACAGGTGCGGCAGATAGATTGAAAGGAGATGATATTAAATTAGATGGTATCCCAGATGCGAGTCGTGCATTAGAAGGGCGTTCTGCGGGGGTATCAGTACAGAATGTTTCTGGTTCATTTGGTTCTGCTCCAAAAATTAGAGTGCGTGGAGCAACGTCTATCTATGGTAGTTCAAAGCCACTTTGGGTAGTAGATGGGGTAGTGCTAGAAGATCCAGTGGAATTAAGTGCAGATGATTTGGCATCGGGAGATGTTTCAACTTTAGTAAGTTCTGCTATCGCTGGTTTAAACCCGAATGATATCGAAAGCATTGAAGTACTAAAAGATGGTTCTGCGACATCTATTTATGGAGCAAGAGCGATGGCTGGTGTAATTGTAATTACAACTAAGCGAGGTAAAGCTGGTGTAAGTACATTTAATTATACGGGAGAATTTACTTATAGATTAAGACCTACCTATAAGCAGTTCAATATTATGAATTCACAACAGCAGATGTCTGTTTATCTTGAAATGTTAAATGGAGGATGGTTAGAGGATTCAAGTCTTACTTATGGTCGTGAAACTGGAGAATTTGGTCGTCTAGCTAAATTGATTCAATTTTCGGAAATTATTAATAACGATGAAGGAAAGGCTGCTTATTTAAGACCTATTCAATATCGTAATACAGATTGGTTCAAAGAATTGTTTAAAAGTAACATTTTGCAGAGTCACTCGGTGAGTATGTCTTCTGGTACCGAGAAGGCAACCTATTATGCTTCATTAAGTGCCTTGGTAGATCCAGGATGGACATTGGCTAGTAATGTAAATAGATATACGGCAAACTTTAATACATCGTATAAATTATCAGATAAATTGACATTTGTAGCATTAACTAATGGAAGCTATCGTAAACAAAAAGCACCAGGAACTTTGTCTCAAGATTACGATTATGTGAGAGGTACAGTAAAGCGTGATTTCGACATCAACCCATATTCTTTTGCCTTAAATAGTTCAAGAATATTGGATCCAAATGCATATTATACAAGAAACTACGCTCCATTTAATATCAAAAAAGAGTTAGAAGAAAACTATATCGATATAAATGTAGCAGATTTGAAATTCCAATCTGAATTAAAATGGAAGCCGTTAAGAAATGTTGAGGCTAATGTTTTAGGAGCGGTGAAATATCAAAACACTAATCAAGAGCACAATATTACAGAGTTCTCTAACCAAGCTATGGCATATCGTGCCGATAAACCGACTACAGTGAGAGATCGAAATCCGTTCCTATATAAAGATCCAGATGATCCGCATGGAAATCCATTTACTGTTTTGCCAAAAGGAGGTATTTATGAAAAAGTAGGATATAGCATGCTAGGTTATGATTTTAGAGCAACTGCATCGTATAAAAATGAATTTAATAACATTCATACCGTAAATGTTTATGTAGGAGCCGAGTCAAATTCAATTGATAGAAAGAGAACAGAATTTACAGGTTGGGGATTGCAATACTCAATGGGAGAAACACCATTTTATGTTTATCCATTGTTTAAAAAAGCAATCGAAGAAAATACATTATACTATGGCATTAACAATACCCGATATAGAAACTTAGCATATTTTGCTAATGCTACATACTCTTGGAAAAGAAAATATACAGTGAATGGTACTTTGCGTTACGAAGGAACCAATAAGTTAGGTAAATCAAGAAGTGCAAGATGGTTGCCTACTTGGAACGTTTCAGGTGCTTGGAATATTTCAAAAGAAGATTTCTTTGATCCGTTAAAAAATGTGGTTTCGAACTTAACATTGAAGGCGTCATATAGCTTAACGGCTGATAGAGGTCCAGCTTGGGTTACAAACTCTTTGGTTGATATCAGAAGTTATAATCCATGGAGACCAGTAGCTTCATTGAAAGAAAGTGGTTTGTTCATCAATGGATTAGAGAACAGTGAGCTTACTTATGAAAAGAAACATGAGCTTAACTTAGGATTGCAAGCGGAATTCTTAAAAGGAAGAATCCAAACAAGTTTAGATTGGTATAAGCGAGATAACTATGATTTGATTACAAGTACTATTACCCAAGGTTTAGGAGGTGTTGTAACTAAATTTGGTAATGTCGGAGCGATGAAGTCAAGCGGAGTTGAACTTTCAATCAATACTACCAATATTAAAACAAAAGATTTCTCATGGGTAACATCATTTGTTTACTCTCATAACGAAAACGAAGTTACAAAACTAGAAGGTAGGGTGCGTGCGATGAGCTTGCTCACTGGAAATGGATTTGCAAAAGAGGGGAAACCAGTTCGTGCTATTTACTCTATTCCATTTAAAGGATTGAACGATGAAGGACTACCTTTAGTCTTGAACGAAGATGGAGAAATCACCGACAAAGGAGTTAATTTCCAACAAAGCGATAATTTAGATTACTTAATCTATTCAGGAAATGCAGATCCTACCGATGTGGGAAGTTTTGGAAACATCTTTACTTACAAAAACTTTAAGTTGAATGTATTCTTAACATATTCTTTTGGAAATGTGGTGAGATTAGATCCAGTATTTAGTGATGAATATTCAGATCTAGTAGCAACTCCGAGAGAATTTGAAAACAGATGGGTTGTTGCAGGAGATGAAAAGAAAACTAATGTTCCTGTAATTGCTTCAATCCAAAAACAAGAAAAGTATGGTAGCCACTTGGGTAGAGCCTATAACTCTTATAATTATTCAGATTTAAGAATTGCTAAAGGTGATTTTGTGAGACTAAAAGAAGTTTCGTTGATTTACAATGTGAATAAAAGCTTCTCTAAAAGAATAGGACTAAACGATTTATCGTTAAAATTACAAGGTACAAACTTATTGTTGTTGTATGCAGATGGTAAGTTAAATGGTCAAGATCCTGAATTTATAAACTCAGGAGGGGTAGCAAGTCCAGTACCAAGACAAATTACTTTTACTTTAAGAGCTAATTTATAA
- a CDS encoding S46 family peptidase, with protein MLSLVVGFAFAQKSGGMWIPNELNEKEMKEMGMKISAKDIFNPNAPSIKDAVAHFGGGCTSEVISPQGLLLTNHHCGYGQIQAHSSVEHDYLKDGFWAKSNAEELPNPGLTATFIVDIKDITPQVKEATAVKAGKNQLAELTKQAIEKIKNNYPKQPWQEVMVKPFYKGNKYYLFVTETFKDVRLVGAPPSSIGKFGSDTDNWVWPRHTGDFSIFRIYADKNNRPAEYSKDNVPYKPEHFLPINIKGINEGDFTFVFGFPGTTDEYLPASSLEQVVNVLNPAKIKVRDNALKIMDKYMKADQKTKIQYAATYASIANYWKKWIGESQGIQKSNAVEHKKAYEQRLQEKINKKCKQNKNKPCDEYPTLIADLGKLNKEVEEYNLVADMFSEAIYRNSQLLRMALNANNLLMNTDKDYYDKVTQNFKGIYKNFNPQVEEEVALKMWELYHQEVPATYAPNSLAITPQDIQNSIIFKLGKEGTALLDNQNQFLAELKKDNLVKKVGALTQIYYQEVSAPRQAIQQKIDEKMMAYMKAQLELMQDEKRFFPDANSTLRVTYGKVKGYEPRDAVEYEPKTYLKGIMEKYIPGDYEFDVSPKLIELFEQKDYGIYGEKGKMPVNFIATNHTTGGNSGSPALDANGNLIGLNFDRVWEGTMSDLYYDSEICRNIMVDMRYVLFVIDKYAGAKRLIKEMKILK; from the coding sequence ATGCTAAGTCTAGTAGTAGGATTTGCATTTGCCCAAAAAAGTGGCGGAATGTGGATTCCTAATGAGCTAAACGAAAAAGAAATGAAGGAAATGGGCATGAAAATTTCGGCAAAAGATATTTTCAATCCCAACGCCCCAAGTATCAAAGACGCCGTAGCGCACTTTGGCGGAGGGTGTACCTCCGAGGTGATTTCGCCACAAGGGCTCTTGCTCACCAATCACCACTGTGGATATGGACAAATCCAAGCGCACTCAAGCGTAGAACACGATTATTTAAAAGATGGATTCTGGGCAAAAAGCAACGCCGAGGAATTGCCCAACCCAGGGCTTACTGCCACTTTTATAGTCGATATAAAAGACATAACCCCGCAAGTGAAAGAAGCCACTGCCGTGAAAGCAGGGAAAAATCAACTAGCGGAACTAACAAAGCAAGCCATCGAGAAAATTAAAAATAATTATCCCAAACAGCCATGGCAAGAAGTAATGGTAAAACCCTTTTACAAAGGAAATAAATACTATCTTTTCGTAACAGAAACCTTTAAAGATGTTCGTTTGGTAGGAGCTCCACCGAGCAGCATCGGGAAATTCGGTAGCGATACCGACAACTGGGTTTGGCCAAGACACACAGGCGATTTCTCAATCTTTAGAATCTATGCAGATAAGAACAATCGCCCAGCAGAATATTCCAAAGACAATGTTCCATATAAGCCAGAACATTTTTTACCTATAAATATTAAAGGAATCAACGAGGGCGATTTCACCTTCGTGTTCGGTTTCCCAGGAACCACCGACGAGTATTTGCCAGCCTCATCGCTAGAGCAAGTAGTGAATGTATTAAATCCTGCCAAAATCAAAGTGAGAGACAATGCCTTGAAAATTATGGATAAATACATGAAAGCCGATCAGAAAACCAAAATTCAATACGCAGCCACCTATGCAAGCATTGCCAACTATTGGAAAAAATGGATCGGAGAATCGCAAGGGATTCAAAAATCCAACGCCGTGGAACATAAAAAAGCTTACGAGCAAAGATTGCAAGAAAAAATCAATAAAAAATGTAAGCAAAATAAAAACAAGCCTTGCGACGAATACCCTACTTTGATTGCCGATTTGGGCAAACTAAATAAAGAAGTAGAAGAGTATAATCTGGTGGCAGATATGTTTTCGGAGGCAATTTACAGAAACTCTCAGCTTTTGAGAATGGCACTTAATGCCAATAATCTTTTAATGAATACAGATAAAGATTATTACGACAAAGTAACTCAAAACTTCAAAGGGATTTACAAAAACTTCAATCCACAAGTAGAAGAAGAAGTGGCTTTAAAAATGTGGGAGCTTTATCACCAAGAAGTGCCAGCTACTTATGCGCCAAACAGCTTAGCAATCACGCCACAAGACATTCAAAATTCAATTATATTTAAATTAGGGAAAGAAGGCACAGCCTTATTAGACAATCAAAATCAATTTTTAGCCGAATTGAAAAAAGATAATTTAGTAAAGAAAGTAGGAGCCCTAACTCAGATTTATTACCAAGAAGTTTCTGCGCCCCGCCAAGCAATTCAGCAAAAAATCGATGAAAAAATGATGGCATACATGAAAGCTCAATTGGAGCTGATGCAAGATGAGAAAAGATTCTTCCCAGATGCCAACTCAACATTGCGTGTAACCTATGGTAAGGTAAAAGGCTACGAGCCACGCGATGCGGTAGAATATGAGCCAAAAACCTATTTAAAAGGAATTATGGAAAAATACATTCCAGGCGATTATGAATTTGATGTTTCTCCAAAGTTGATAGAATTATTTGAGCAAAAAGATTACGGCATTTATGGAGAAAAAGGAAAAATGCCTGTTAACTTTATCGCTACAAATCACACCACGGGAGGGAACTCAGGGAGCCCAGCTTTGGACGCCAACGGAAACCTTATCGGTTTGAATTTTGACCGAGTTTGGGAAGGGACCATGAGCGACCTCTACTATGATTCAGAAATCTGCCGAAATATTATGGTAGATATGCGTTATGTACTTTTCGTAATTGATAAATATGCAGGCGCAAAACGCTTAATCAAAGAGATGAAAATTTTGAAATAA
- the cysN gene encoding sulfate adenylyltransferase subunit CysN produces MTNNTERELLRFTTAGSVDDGKSTLIGRLLYDSKSIFQDQLNAVESSSRKKGLEQIDFSLLTDGLKDEREQGITIDVAYRYFSTPKRKFIIADTPGHIQYTRNMVTGASTANLAIILVDARNGVIEQTKRHSYIASLLQIPHLVVCVNKMDLVDYSEEAFNKVIAQYDDFSSKMTIKDVHYIPISALHGDNVVDKSDKMPWYQGRTLLDTLETIHIASDQNFIDMRFPVQTVIRPHSDAFHDFRGYAGQVASGIVRVGDEVEVLPSGFSSKVKSIHTHDGDLQEAYPPMSVALTLEDDIDVSRGDMIVKKNNQPESTQDIDVMLCWFNQKPAHPRGKYYLKHTTNEVKAMIKEVVYKVDVNTLNRNEEDKQLTMNDIARVKLRTTKPLFADKYRENRITGSLILIDETTNETVAAGMIC; encoded by the coding sequence ATGACAAATAATACTGAAAGAGAATTATTAAGATTTACAACCGCAGGGAGTGTAGACGACGGAAAAAGTACACTCATCGGGCGATTGTTATACGATTCTAAATCTATATTTCAAGATCAATTAAATGCAGTAGAATCAAGCTCACGCAAAAAAGGTTTGGAGCAAATCGATTTTTCGTTATTGACCGACGGGCTCAAAGACGAGCGCGAGCAAGGAATCACCATTGATGTGGCGTATCGCTATTTTTCTACGCCTAAAAGAAAATTCATCATCGCAGACACTCCAGGGCACATTCAGTACACCAGAAATATGGTTACGGGCGCATCTACTGCCAATCTTGCCATAATTTTGGTTGATGCCAGAAATGGTGTAATTGAACAGACCAAACGCCACTCTTATATTGCCTCTTTGTTGCAAATTCCGCACTTGGTGGTGTGTGTGAACAAAATGGATTTGGTGGATTATAGCGAAGAAGCCTTTAACAAAGTCATTGCACAATACGATGATTTTTCGTCTAAAATGACGATAAAAGATGTGCACTACATTCCGATTTCTGCCTTGCATGGCGACAATGTGGTAGACAAGTCAGATAAAATGCCTTGGTATCAAGGGCGCACTTTGCTCGATACGCTAGAAACCATACACATCGCAAGCGACCAAAACTTTATCGATATGCGTTTCCCTGTGCAAACCGTGATTCGTCCGCACAGCGATGCCTTTCACGATTTTAGAGGCTATGCCGGGCAAGTAGCCAGCGGAATCGTGCGTGTAGGCGATGAGGTAGAGGTGTTGCCATCAGGTTTTTCCTCAAAAGTGAAATCAATCCACACCCACGACGGCGATTTGCAAGAAGCCTATCCGCCCATGTCGGTAGCACTTACGCTAGAAGATGATATAGATGTGAGCCGTGGCGATATGATTGTAAAGAAAAACAATCAGCCAGAAAGCACGCAAGATATAGATGTTATGCTTTGCTGGTTCAATCAAAAACCAGCACACCCACGAGGGAAATATTATCTAAAACACACGACCAACGAGGTGAAAGCCATGATTAAAGAAGTGGTGTACAAGGTAGATGTGAACACGCTAAACCGTAACGAGGAAGACAAGCAATTAACAATGAACGACATTGCTCGAGTGAAATTAAGAACCACCAAACCACTTTTTGCCGATAAATATAGAGAAAACCGAATCACGGGAAGTTTGATTTTAATCGATGAAACTACCAACGAGACCGTGGCGGCAGGAATGATTTGCTAG
- a CDS encoding zinc-binding metallopeptidase: MKLNRIFLMLALSVFFASCGKDEVNTNEDVVVFDKGYKSDFDKYLESIYTEPYNVRFVYKWDDKSVDQSYQLVPVKYENAVKMANLVKYLCLDAYEQVAPKGFLRTYFPKNITLIGSAGYRNNGTMILGLADSGVKITLFDINNLNTKNVEALYARYFRTIFHEFSHIMHQTTDYPKEFRTISEKDYVGDSWNDAWKDEVSSLSRGFVSDYSSKEPNEDFVELLAHYVTFSPDRWEEMLNNAGDEGKAKLEKKMYIVKTYMKNVWKIDLDKLRNEVLSRATNLDNVDLDKIKIK, from the coding sequence ATGAAACTAAACAGAATATTTTTAATGTTAGCACTTTCGGTATTTTTTGCAAGTTGCGGAAAAGACGAGGTAAATACAAACGAAGATGTCGTCGTATTTGACAAGGGCTATAAAAGTGATTTTGATAAATATTTAGAAAGTATTTACACCGAACCTTATAATGTGCGATTTGTTTATAAGTGGGATGATAAAAGCGTAGATCAAAGTTATCAATTAGTACCCGTGAAGTACGAAAATGCAGTAAAGATGGCAAATTTGGTAAAGTATCTTTGCTTGGATGCATATGAACAGGTAGCACCAAAAGGATTTTTGAGAACCTATTTTCCGAAAAATATTACACTAATAGGTTCTGCAGGGTATAGAAATAATGGTACGATGATCTTAGGTTTAGCAGATTCAGGGGTGAAAATTACATTGTTTGATATCAATAATTTGAACACCAAGAATGTAGAAGCTTTATATGCTCGTTATTTTAGAACGATTTTTCATGAGTTCTCTCACATTATGCATCAAACAACGGATTATCCAAAAGAGTTTAGAACAATCAGCGAAAAAGATTATGTGGGTGATTCTTGGAACGATGCATGGAAAGATGAAGTTTCATCTTTGTCAAGAGGTTTTGTGAGTGATTATTCATCTAAAGAGCCAAATGAAGATTTTGTAGAATTGCTAGCACACTATGTAACATTCTCGCCAGATAGATGGGAGGAAATGTTAAATAATGCAGGTGATGAAGGAAAGGCTAAGCTTGAAAAAAAGATGTATATCGTAAAAACTTACATGAAAAATGTTTGGAAAATTGATTTAGATAAACTAAGAAACGAAGTTTTGAGTAGAGCAACCAACTTAGATAATGTTGATTTAGATAAAATAAAAATAAAATAA
- the cysD gene encoding sulfate adenylyltransferase subunit CysD, with protein MGYKLSYLKQLEAESIFVIREVFAQFDNPAILFSGGKDSIVMTHLAKKAFSPAKIPFPLVHIDTGHNFPEAIEYRDNLVKELGVQLIVGSVQKSIDEGRVQEETGINASRNKLQTTTLLDTIEEYQFDACMGGGRRDEEKARAKERFFSHRDDFGQWDPKNQRPELWHLFNGKKNMGEHFRVFPISNWTEMDIWNYILEENIPLPLMYFAHEREVVWRNNSWIPNSEFLQLREGEEIVKKQVRFRTLGDITITGGIESDADTLQKIVNEVTTTRSTERGNRADDKRSDTAMEDRKKEGYF; from the coding sequence ATGGGATATAAATTATCATATTTAAAGCAATTAGAAGCAGAATCCATATTTGTAATTCGAGAGGTTTTTGCGCAATTTGATAATCCTGCCATTCTTTTCTCTGGGGGAAAAGATAGCATTGTGATGACGCATTTAGCCAAAAAAGCCTTTTCGCCTGCCAAAATTCCTTTTCCGCTCGTGCATATAGACACGGGGCACAATTTCCCTGAAGCGATAGAATACCGCGATAATTTGGTAAAAGAATTGGGCGTGCAGCTGATTGTGGGCTCTGTGCAGAAGTCGATTGATGAAGGGCGCGTGCAGGAGGAAACGGGAATCAATGCAAGTAGAAATAAATTGCAAACCACCACTTTGCTCGACACGATAGAAGAATACCAGTTTGATGCCTGCATGGGCGGTGGTCGCCGTGATGAGGAAAAAGCCAGAGCCAAAGAAAGATTTTTCTCGCACCGAGATGATTTTGGACAATGGGACCCTAAAAATCAGCGTCCAGAATTGTGGCATTTATTTAATGGTAAAAAGAATATGGGCGAGCATTTTAGAGTGTTCCCGATTTCTAACTGGACAGAGATGGATATTTGGAATTACATTTTGGAAGAAAACATTCCATTGCCGTTGATGTATTTTGCGCACGAGCGCGAGGTGGTGTGGAGAAATAATTCTTGGATTCCAAATTCAGAGTTTTTACAATTAAGAGAAGGCGAGGAAATCGTGAAAAAGCAAGTGCGCTTTAGAACACTTGGCGACATCACCATTACGGGTGGAATAGAGTCTGATGCCGATACTTTACAGAAAATTGTAAACGAAGTGACAACTACTCGCAGCACAGAAAGAGGTAACCGCGCCGATGACAAGCGAAGCGATACCGCAATGGAGGATCGCAAAAAAGAAGGATATTTTTAA
- a CDS encoding RagB/SusD family nutrient uptake outer membrane protein, giving the protein MKKITYIAALLSALAVPYSCNDFLDELPDNRTQLDSKDKITKLLVSAYPVNNHSVIPELMTDNTADMGPRNTRFIPFYEQVAKWQDITEINNDGIEKIWEGCYKAISSANQVLQSIKELGNSEDLSAQKGEALIARAYSHFILVNLFGKHYNTQTSDTDLGVVYMERPETKLAPKYKRESVKSNYEKIARDIEEGLPLVTDNYEVAQYHFTRAAANAFAARFYLYYEQWEKAEKYADQALGANPSLKDWAALGSLPQDEKIVSNAYVNDKEANLLDEVYTSLAGLVFGNYLTSARFNHTAFVNNGQTMFAPTPWSPNGNLTVNNFKFKPFVYSGNNLDKILFFKIPYLFEFTDPVAQTGFSKSVSVTFYTDETLLVRAEAKILQKKYEEALKDLNLFTSNLYRGDQTTTIQAIEDFYGNMPYSSSENVDEVNQKKKLHPKFQIEQGTQENMLHYVLQCRRILTLHEGLRWYDLKRYGIEVQKVVYDHLGQPATVEVLPVDDAKRAIQLPRDVINSGLEANPR; this is encoded by the coding sequence ATGAAAAAAATAACATACATAGCCGCTTTATTATCTGCACTTGCAGTTCCCTACAGCTGTAATGACTTCTTAGATGAGTTACCAGATAATAGAACGCAATTAGATTCAAAAGATAAAATTACAAAACTTTTGGTGTCAGCTTATCCAGTTAATAATCACAGTGTGATTCCTGAACTTATGACGGATAATACAGCTGATATGGGACCAAGGAATACAAGGTTTATACCATTTTACGAGCAAGTAGCAAAGTGGCAGGATATTACTGAGATTAATAATGATGGTATTGAGAAAATCTGGGAAGGTTGTTATAAAGCAATATCAAGCGCAAATCAGGTGCTACAATCTATTAAAGAATTAGGTAACTCAGAAGATCTTTCTGCTCAGAAAGGTGAAGCTTTGATTGCTAGAGCTTATTCTCACTTTATTTTGGTAAATCTTTTTGGTAAGCACTATAATACACAAACGAGCGATACTGATTTAGGAGTTGTTTACATGGAACGACCAGAAACAAAACTTGCACCTAAATACAAAAGAGAAAGTGTGAAATCTAATTATGAAAAAATTGCTCGAGATATTGAGGAAGGTTTACCATTAGTTACAGATAATTATGAGGTAGCTCAATATCACTTTACAAGGGCAGCTGCGAATGCATTTGCAGCAAGATTCTACTTATATTATGAGCAGTGGGAAAAAGCTGAGAAGTATGCGGACCAAGCTCTAGGTGCTAATCCTTCGCTAAAAGATTGGGCAGCTCTTGGAAGCTTGCCTCAGGATGAGAAAATTGTGAGTAATGCTTATGTGAATGATAAAGAGGCAAATCTTCTTGACGAAGTTTACACATCATTAGCAGGATTGGTGTTTGGAAATTATTTAACAAGCGCAAGATTTAATCACACAGCGTTTGTAAACAACGGACAAACAATGTTTGCTCCAACTCCATGGAGTCCAAATGGAAATTTGACTGTAAATAATTTTAAATTTAAGCCATTTGTATATAGTGGTAATAATTTAGATAAAATATTATTTTTTAAAATTCCATATTTATTTGAATTTACAGATCCTGTGGCACAAACAGGTTTTTCAAAATCAGTTAGTGTGACATTTTATACAGATGAAACATTACTTGTAAGAGCTGAAGCTAAAATTCTTCAAAAGAAATATGAAGAAGCCTTGAAAGATTTGAATTTATTTACAAGCAATTTGTATAGAGGGGACCAAACAACAACAATTCAAGCTATTGAAGATTTTTATGGAAATATGCCATATTCAAGCAGTGAAAATGTCGATGAAGTAAATCAGAAAAAAAAGCTTCATCCTAAATTTCAAATTGAGCAAGGAACTCAAGAAAATATGTTGCACTATGTTCTACAATGTAGAAGAATTTTGACTTTGCACGAAGGTTTAAGATGGTATGATTTGAAACGCTATGGAATTGAAGTACAGAAAGTAGTTTATGATCATTTAGGGCAACCAGCAACTGTCGAGGTTTTACCAGTGGATGATGCAAAAAGAGCAATTCAGTTGCCAAGAGATGTTATTAATTCAGGATTAGAAGCTAACCCAAGATAA